tactctttgtttagcttagatgaGAATTATAATAGTTAATGCTGAAATAATTTGAATGTTGGAGATTACCTGTGATGATGAAATGTGGATATTTTTGGCTTGCCGTTGTTTGtggataaggttgatacttttgtAGACTCCCCATATCCTTTTATGTCCCTCTCAACTTTCTTTAcaatagtttttcttttttgttttccctAATATTCCTCATTTTCTCATTGCTTAATATTCATCACTGATTGTTATTTTTCTTGCGTTTGCTGAATTTCTCAGGTTATATGCTCTCTGTGCAACACAGAGCAAGAtgtgagttcaaaatctgaaccaCTTTAATCTCATACTTTATTATAATTCTGATGTGATCAGTTACTGAATTGGAGCTCTATCAGGTCCAACAATATTGCACAGAGTGCGGGGGTTGCATGGGAAAATACTTCTGTGCTAAGTGCAAGTTCTTTGATGACAATGTAAGTCTTGGAGTCTCAGTATGGCCTTTGGGAAAATTGTAGTGCAGTCTGTGTAGGAAATAAATGTAGACAGCATATTCTGTATCTCATCTTAACTTTGCGGCAAATTTTGTCTCTCTTGCTGCTTAAGAGATTTGCCCTTTTTGTGCCAGGTCTCTAAGAAGCAGTATCACTGTGATGGATGTGGCATCTGCAGGTTAGATTTGTTGAATGATGTTTGATGTCACCTACTTTGTTTTAGTATGAGACTCGGTTTTCTTACATCTGTTCGCTTGTTTAAATGTACAGAACCGGGGGTGAGGAGAATTTTTTCCACTGTGATCGATGtggtacactttttttttttcctctgtgGTTTGGTATTGCTGATGCCTATTTCTTGATCGAGTAAATTGAAGTTATTTTTACACCTGGGATGAATGTTTCAGGTTGTTGTTATAGTAACTCGCTGATGGATTCACATCGGTGTGTTGAAAGAGCAATGCACCACAACTGTCCAGTTTGCTTCGAGGTAGACATGTTTGACCAATCAAATAAATTTGAACTGCAATACTGATTTGTTCGTGATCTGATATCATTGTTCCATTTGGCTAGTACCTGTTTGACTCGACGAAGGATATCAGCGTTCTGCCTTGCGGTCACACGATACATTTGGAGTGCGTGAAGGAGATGAGGCAGCATTCCCAGTAAGTGATCAGAAAAGGTCATTAGCTTCAGCAAACATAGAAGCTTTCATATAATCGATTTGAATGCTCTGCTGTGCTGTAGGTACTCCTGCCCTGTCTGCTCAAGATCAGTTTGTGATATGTCCAGTGTCTGGAAGAAGCTTGACCAAGAGGTATCCTATAATTTTCTGAAAACAATTGCTGATTTATTGGCtggttttattatttttttttcatatgcttAATTCTGTCGCTCAAACATGTTCAGGTTGCTTCCATACCAATGCCGGAAATATATCATAACAAGATGGTAAGCCCTATATTAGTGTAGCAATGATATCATTTAGGTTTATGGTTTGACAAGATTGGTTCTTAATTAGGTCCCAATACTCTGCAATGACTGTGGAAAGAAGTCTAGTGTCCGATATCATGTCCTGGCTCACAAGTGTCCAGGCTGCAGCTCTTACAATACCAGACAAACAAGAGATGGTCCGTCCACATGTGTAACAGTCTGAGGATGTCACTCGATGATGGTGATTCATGGTCAGAGAACTTCTCAGAGATGAACTCACCTCTGCTCTGCACGATAAGGTTTGGCACGAGGGAAAGGTTGGCACGGCAGATCGGTGTACATATTCTTCTGTGTTCGTACGTCTTCCTTCAGTCATCAGATGCTGAGGAATAAAAGGTTATCTGTCGATGTATCAAGTAAGCTCTCCCGGCGACTAATTTCTATGGTGAATTAGTTTGTTGTAGCTCTTTTGCGATCAGTTCGGGGCCTTAATATAAGCTGCTTCTCTATCTTGATAGACATGATGCCTTTTGTTGTATCTGTTGCTTAGGCTGTGAGACTGTATCCGTAGTGCATTATTCCATGTGGAAGGGTGTTGTACACCATGTGCACAAGATGGTGAAACTGGCATTCCATCTCTTCCGATAATAATTTCACATGACTCACATAAAGGTTAGAATTTCTCTGGAATATATGAGTGTTCTTTATTATGTTGTGGTGCAAATTCATTTTTATACCCATTTTTCTGTGTCAAAATGTTGCCCAGTGATGAAAATGAGATTTAAACTTATGACTTTATGCTAGTATGTCAAAGTTTTTATCGATCAAGCTACTTGATACCTTCGTAATAATATATGAGCTTATAATAAATTGCTAAAGGGCCCATTATCTACCTTTTGAGCTTTAGGGTACAAGCCGATGTTGGCAACAATCCTAGCTCTCCAATTAAAGCTTGTAAGTAATTTTTGACTCTCTCTTAATGCCTTAACCTATGACTAATGGTGACAAGCTGTAAATTATTTATCATGGTCATGTGTTCTAGaaaacttcaattttttttgagatttaaGGTAATCTAATCAAAATATTTGTCATTATTAAATTTGTTATCAATACCATTACAACAGACGTGATAGGTGAGGGATATATCTCCCCTATAATACAATCTTAAAATTCACATCACTCCTCCTATTGATGGGTTTGTAGATCGaatcataaatttaataaatatatattgatgGGTTTGTAGATCGaatcataaatttaataaatatataatatatgttaGAGTAAAATATCAAGTTGATTCAACTTTGGATCATGCGTACAAGAAGTCTGATATGATTGTAAGAGAAACTCGAACACTCAAACACTTACTCAGGAATGAGTCGAGGTGAGGTGAAGAGAAACTCGAACACTCAAACACTTACTCAGGAGTCGAGGTGAGGTGAACTCATTTCCTAATATGATTCTTTCGATGATCCAGAGAGTAGCTAATAAAGGTATGAATAGTTATTGATCTCGATTTTTATGATCCAATAAACTTTTTATAATGAATTAAACTTTGATTGAAATGTCACATATCAAAAATATATTAGAGCAAATATTTTCTATGTAATTATATACGTgtgatatttttagaaaaaaataagacAACGTGTGTAAGAAAGTATGATATAGTTGGAAGAGAGCCTTGAAAGTATTTTTATGAAAATCTATGTCggatgatttctcgatatttcttTTTGACCCTTAGTCAGTAGTTAGCAAGGGTGTGAATAGTCACTAATCTCGATTTTTATAATCCGATGGGCTTTTTATAGTGGGTTAAACTTTGATTGAACTGTCATGTATAAAGTATAAATTAgagtgaatatttttttttaattatattcgtATGATATTTACTAAAAAAAGAAGGACCATTGAGACAAAAAGGACAATCACAGTTAAGATGAGTCACAGCGGCGGAAGCAAAAGGGAAGGAGTCGAAATTCGAATACAGGCTTCGTTGTTTGGGGACGCGCCTGCGTTTGGATTCCCAGCTCTGAAGGCCTCCGTCGTCGCGCACATAAATGGGCAACCCCATGTGGGTAAGGGACCCACAACGGGA
This sequence is a window from Musa acuminata AAA Group cultivar baxijiao unplaced genomic scaffold, Cavendish_Baxijiao_AAA HiC_scaffold_1109, whole genome shotgun sequence. Protein-coding genes within it:
- the LOC135666561 gene encoding E3 ubiquitin-protein ligase RZFP34-like, whose translation is MELGAGQYGCSHYRRRCKIRAPCCGEVFDCRHCHNDAKNLLKVDLRDRHEIPRHQVQKVICSLCNTEQDVQQYCTECGGCMGKYFCAKCKFFDDNVSKKQYHCDGCGICRTGGEENFFHCDRCGCCYSNSLMDSHRCVERAMHHNCPVCFEYLFDSTKDISVLPCGHTIHLECVKEMRQHSQYSCPVCSRSVCDMSSVWKKLDQEVASIPMPEIYHNKMVPILCNDCGKKSSVRYHVLAHKCPGCSSYNTRQTRDGPSTCVTV